A genomic region of Fodinisporobacter ferrooxydans contains the following coding sequences:
- a CDS encoding serine O-acetyltransferase, with protein sequence MLTQEGSQQLARTALALQNGYTSHPEFSNKNKIVPNREEVISILMEIRGVLLPGYFPSSVDEKNPVTLLEVLGAIQWRLARLIHDSIEHACPQTCKMNPNCICEIFRLSLDKSTQLVERLPDIREILLKDIQAAYDGDPAASNLDEIILAYPSLFAVMVYRIANILHKLDVGLIPRIMTEYAHSRTGIDIHPSASIGHSFFIDHGTGVVIGATCEIGNHVKIYQGVTLGALSFEKDEAGALVRGTKRHPTIEDHVTIYAGATVLGGSTVIGAGSVIGGNVWLTESVPQRSKVISRPQIELRK encoded by the coding sequence ATGTTGACACAAGAAGGTTCGCAGCAACTGGCAAGAACAGCATTGGCTTTGCAAAATGGATATACGAGTCATCCGGAATTTTCGAATAAAAACAAAATCGTACCAAATCGCGAAGAAGTGATCTCGATCCTCATGGAAATTCGCGGCGTACTGTTGCCGGGATATTTTCCTTCTTCCGTCGACGAGAAAAATCCAGTGACGTTGTTGGAAGTATTAGGCGCCATACAGTGGCGTCTGGCACGATTGATCCATGATTCGATCGAACATGCGTGCCCGCAAACCTGTAAAATGAATCCCAACTGCATCTGTGAAATATTTCGGCTGAGTTTGGATAAATCGACACAGTTGGTCGAACGATTGCCGGATATTCGGGAAATTCTTTTAAAAGATATTCAGGCTGCATATGATGGAGATCCGGCTGCCAGCAATCTGGATGAGATTATTCTGGCATATCCCAGCCTGTTTGCCGTAATGGTGTACCGGATTGCGAATATTTTACACAAATTAGACGTTGGTTTAATTCCGCGCATTATGACGGAATATGCCCATAGCCGCACGGGAATTGACATTCATCCCAGCGCCAGTATCGGCCACAGCTTTTTTATCGATCATGGAACAGGTGTCGTCATTGGGGCTACATGCGAAATTGGAAACCATGTAAAAATATACCAAGGTGTTACGCTAGGCGCGTTAAGCTTTGAGAAAGATGAAGCAGGCGCTTTGGTGCGCGGCACAAAACGGCATCCCACCATTGAGGATCATGTAACCATTTACGCAGGAGCAACAGTACTCGGAGGATCTACAGTGATCGGCGCAGGATCTGTGATCGGGGGCAATGTGTGGCTGACGGAAAGTGTTCCTCAGCGCAGCAAAGTCATCAGCCGCCCGCAAATTGAGTTGCGAAAATGA
- a CDS encoding rhodanese-like domain-containing protein: MFGSKPKIINITSFDVNQRLKKGETLTIIDVRENDEVAAGKIPGAKHIRLSELPQRIHEIPKNAEAIMVCRSGGRSAKACEFLLSQGYRNVKNLMGGMLGWDGDIER, encoded by the coding sequence ATGTTTGGTTCGAAACCTAAAATAATAAATATTACATCCTTTGATGTGAATCAACGATTAAAGAAAGGTGAAACACTTACAATTATCGATGTCCGTGAAAACGATGAAGTAGCTGCGGGCAAGATTCCAGGAGCCAAACATATCCGTTTGTCTGAATTGCCGCAGCGCATCCACGAGATTCCTAAAAACGCAGAAGCAATTATGGTTTGCAGAAGCGGTGGCCGCAGTGCGAAAGCGTGTGAGTTTCTCCTGAGCCAAGGATACCGCAATGTAAAAAATCTAATGGGCGGCATGCTTGGTTGGGACGGGGATATCGAACGATAA
- a CDS encoding metal-sensitive transcriptional regulator, with translation MQYDDAIKNRLRRIEGQIHGVANMIEQNKNCKDVVTQLSAVRSAVDRAIGLIVANNLAECIRMDMEKGIIPDKAIQEAVDLLVKSR, from the coding sequence GTGCAATATGATGACGCAATCAAAAACCGACTACGGCGAATTGAAGGGCAAATACACGGTGTTGCGAACATGATCGAACAAAACAAGAATTGTAAAGATGTCGTTACGCAATTATCGGCCGTTCGTTCCGCTGTAGACCGGGCCATTGGGTTAATCGTTGCAAACAATCTTGCGGAATGTATCCGCATGGATATGGAAAAAGGCATCATACCGGACAAAGCGATCCAGGAAGCGGTCGATTTGCTCGTGAAAAGCAGATGA
- the clpB gene encoding ATP-dependent chaperone ClpB: protein MDLNRFTQKSIEAIQQAESKALRHDNMEIDADHLLCALIEQEEGLIPRLLQKMQVDVQGLQKELERLIQSKPRVSGPGREPGKIYISQNANQVLLNAEEEAKQMHDEYVSVEHLFLALLDTDKHSALGRLLQNYKVNRQGFLQALTSVRGNQRVTSATPEITYEALEKYGFDMVEAAKKNKLDPVIGRDAEIRHVIRILARKTKNNPVLIGEPGVGKTAIVEGLAQRILRGDVPEGLKDKKIFALDMGALIAGAKFRGEFEERLKAVLQEVKKSEGRILLFIDEIHTIVGAGKTEGAMDAGNLLKPMLARGELHCIGATTLDEYRKYIEKDAALERRFQIVLADEPTVEDTISILRGLKERFELFHGVKIHDQALIAAAKLSHRYIAERFLPDKAIDLVDEACAMIRTEIDSMPAEVDEISRRVMQLEIEEAALKKEQDAVSQERLLLLQKELTELREQLITLKAQWDNEKQALHKIQTLREQWETLQQQIEQAERSYDLEKAAELKYGRLPQLEKQIKEEERKQSQTQNEFMLLRQEVTDDEIARIISKWTGIPLTKLLESDREKLLKLEQTLHERVIGQDEAVKRVAEAILRARAGINDPRRPIGSFIFLGPTGVGKTELAKTLAVTLFDSEEQLVRIDMSEYMEKHSVSRLIGAPPGYIGFEEGGQLTEAVRRKPYSVVLFDEIEKAHADVFHVLLQVLDDGRITDSKGRTVDFKNTVLILTSNIGSHELLEGMNESGDIRQEATDRVMRELRLHFRPEFLNRIDDIIVFKPLTQNEVIHIIDALLADLQNRLRDRKLHLQLTERAKQFMAKVAYDPVYGARPLRRFLQRHVETLLAKAIIAGTFADGSNITIDEKNGQLQIEPVQA from the coding sequence ATGGATCTGAATCGTTTTACGCAAAAATCAATCGAAGCCATCCAACAAGCCGAATCAAAAGCACTGCGGCATGACAATATGGAAATTGATGCAGATCATCTCTTGTGTGCTCTGATTGAACAAGAGGAAGGACTGATTCCACGCCTTTTGCAAAAAATGCAAGTGGATGTCCAAGGGCTGCAAAAGGAGCTAGAGCGGTTGATTCAAAGCAAACCGCGAGTATCCGGTCCGGGACGGGAACCGGGTAAAATTTATATCAGTCAAAACGCAAACCAAGTGTTATTGAACGCAGAAGAAGAAGCGAAACAGATGCATGATGAATATGTTTCCGTGGAGCACTTGTTTCTTGCGTTGTTGGACACTGACAAGCATTCTGCACTGGGACGACTGTTGCAAAACTACAAAGTGAACCGCCAGGGATTCTTGCAAGCACTCACATCTGTCCGCGGCAACCAGCGGGTTACCAGCGCAACGCCGGAAATCACCTATGAAGCGCTGGAGAAGTACGGGTTTGATATGGTGGAAGCCGCGAAAAAAAATAAATTGGATCCCGTCATCGGCCGCGATGCGGAAATTCGTCACGTCATCCGAATTCTTGCCAGAAAGACCAAGAACAACCCGGTTTTGATCGGTGAACCGGGTGTCGGTAAAACGGCGATCGTCGAAGGATTGGCACAACGGATTTTGCGCGGGGATGTACCGGAAGGGCTGAAAGATAAAAAAATTTTTGCGTTGGATATGGGCGCGTTAATCGCGGGCGCCAAATTTCGCGGTGAATTTGAAGAGCGTTTAAAAGCGGTGTTGCAAGAAGTGAAAAAGAGCGAAGGAAGGATTTTATTATTTATCGATGAAATTCATACCATCGTCGGTGCCGGCAAGACAGAAGGGGCAATGGATGCCGGGAATTTGCTAAAACCGATGCTGGCCCGGGGAGAATTGCATTGCATCGGCGCAACCACATTAGATGAATATCGCAAGTACATAGAAAAAGACGCCGCATTGGAACGGCGGTTTCAGATCGTATTGGCGGACGAGCCGACTGTGGAAGATACCATTTCCATTTTGCGCGGCCTGAAGGAACGGTTTGAACTGTTTCACGGCGTCAAGATCCACGATCAAGCGTTAATTGCAGCAGCCAAACTGTCACACCGTTATATTGCCGAACGCTTCTTGCCCGATAAGGCAATCGACCTTGTGGATGAAGCGTGTGCCATGATCCGGACAGAAATCGATTCCATGCCGGCCGAGGTTGATGAGATATCCCGCCGTGTCATGCAGTTGGAAATTGAAGAAGCCGCATTAAAAAAAGAACAGGATGCGGTCAGCCAGGAGCGTCTGCTGCTGTTGCAAAAAGAGCTGACAGAGCTCAGAGAGCAATTGATAACGTTAAAAGCCCAATGGGACAACGAGAAACAGGCATTGCACAAGATCCAGACACTGCGCGAACAATGGGAAACGCTCCAACAGCAAATTGAACAAGCAGAACGATCCTATGATCTGGAGAAAGCGGCCGAATTAAAATATGGGAGACTCCCGCAACTGGAAAAACAGATCAAGGAAGAGGAAAGAAAACAATCACAGACGCAGAATGAGTTTATGTTGCTTCGGCAAGAAGTTACGGATGACGAAATTGCACGCATCATCTCCAAATGGACGGGGATTCCTTTGACCAAATTATTGGAAAGCGATCGTGAGAAACTGTTAAAATTGGAGCAAACATTACATGAACGAGTGATCGGTCAGGACGAAGCGGTAAAACGTGTCGCAGAAGCGATCTTGCGCGCGCGTGCAGGCATCAACGACCCTCGTCGCCCGATCGGTTCCTTTATCTTTTTGGGGCCGACCGGCGTAGGGAAGACGGAGCTCGCCAAAACACTTGCCGTCACGTTGTTTGATTCGGAAGAGCAATTGGTCCGCATCGATATGAGTGAATATATGGAGAAACACAGTGTATCCCGTCTGATCGGTGCGCCTCCTGGCTACATCGGGTTTGAAGAAGGCGGGCAATTGACGGAAGCCGTACGCCGCAAACCGTATTCCGTTGTACTGTTTGATGAAATCGAAAAGGCTCATGCGGACGTTTTTCACGTGCTCTTGCAAGTGCTGGACGACGGGAGAATTACAGATTCAAAAGGCCGAACGGTGGATTTTAAAAATACGGTGCTCATCCTGACATCCAATATCGGATCACATGAGTTGTTGGAAGGAATGAATGAATCCGGCGACATCAGGCAAGAGGCAACAGATCGCGTGATGCGGGAATTGCGGCTCCATTTTCGCCCGGAATTTTTAAACCGGATCGACGATATCATCGTATTTAAACCTTTGACGCAAAACGAAGTGATCCATATTATCGATGCATTGCTTGCAGATCTGCAAAATCGGCTGCGGGATCGCAAACTGCATCTCCAATTGACGGAGCGGGCCAAGCAATTCATGGCGAAAGTAGCATATGATCCGGTGTACGGCGCCCGTCCCCTGCGCAGATTTTTGCAGCGCCATGTGGAAACGCTGCTCGCAAAGGCGATCATAGCCGGTACGTTTGCTGATGGATCGAATATTACGATTGATGAAAAAAATGGACAATTGCAGATCGAGCCAGTACAGGCTTGA
- a CDS encoding DinB family protein translates to MSQTNGLKQLVHARKSLLRMVQSIPEDVIDIQPAGFNNTIRWNVGHILVVAEYYVLGKTGHEAQLPKEYVTFFGNGTKPSDWTGEPPSFATLIQQLEDQLSRIQTALSGRLDEALANPVPLGSTGLQFETYGEVLNLGIYHEGNHTGFINALRRVVSATK, encoded by the coding sequence ATGAGTCAAACAAATGGTTTAAAACAGTTGGTTCATGCGAGAAAAAGTCTGCTGCGCATGGTGCAGTCCATTCCCGAGGATGTCATCGACATCCAGCCAGCCGGTTTTAATAACACAATACGCTGGAACGTCGGGCATATTTTAGTGGTAGCCGAATATTATGTACTGGGAAAAACAGGCCATGAAGCACAACTTCCCAAGGAGTACGTTACGTTTTTCGGCAATGGCACCAAACCGTCCGATTGGACAGGCGAGCCGCCATCCTTTGCGACGTTGATCCAACAGTTGGAAGACCAGTTGTCCCGCATCCAAACCGCTTTAAGCGGACGTTTGGACGAAGCGCTTGCCAATCCGGTTCCGTTAGGCTCAACTGGCCTCCAATTTGAGACATATGGAGAAGTATTGAATCTCGGAATTTATCATGAAGGAAACCATACGGGGTTTATTAATGCGCTACGGCGTGTTGTCAGTGCGACAAAATAA
- a CDS encoding NTP transferase domain-containing protein: MRYGVLSVRQNNSSRFIMGVFLAAGNSNRMGTSKLALPFCEKTVGSLSLSKYLASQLQKIAVVTQTTDTLQWMDEDCFAVPVRNKWMQVCCQDAKKGMSHSLRCGVLAAQAAGAEGIVIGLADQPFVTTSHINRLCEVFEQKRAAKECLQFVCFTNRNLAYPPVLFAASLFPELLQLKGDQGAGRMVQTGFYNGMRIEDEGSDWYIDVDTPEDYQTCLNIANKR; encoded by the coding sequence ATGCGCTACGGCGTGTTGTCAGTGCGACAAAATAATAGTTCCCGTTTCATCATGGGAGTATTCTTGGCGGCCGGAAACAGCAACCGCATGGGGACATCGAAATTGGCATTACCTTTCTGCGAGAAAACGGTCGGCAGTCTGTCGTTATCCAAATATCTTGCATCCCAATTGCAAAAGATCGCAGTTGTAACGCAAACAACAGATACGCTGCAGTGGATGGATGAAGATTGTTTTGCCGTTCCCGTTCGAAACAAATGGATGCAAGTTTGTTGTCAAGATGCAAAAAAAGGAATGAGCCATTCCTTGCGCTGCGGTGTTTTAGCGGCACAAGCGGCTGGCGCTGAAGGGATTGTGATTGGACTTGCAGATCAACCGTTCGTTACGACTTCACACATCAATCGCTTGTGTGAAGTCTTTGAGCAAAAACGGGCAGCAAAAGAATGTTTGCAGTTCGTTTGTTTCACCAATCGCAATCTTGCGTATCCGCCCGTTTTGTTCGCAGCAAGCCTGTTTCCGGAATTGTTGCAATTGAAAGGGGATCAAGGAGCTGGAAGGATGGTACAAACCGGATTCTACAATGGGATGCGAATCGAAGATGAAGGTTCCGACTGGTATATCGATGTGGATACTCCGGAAGATTATCAAACATGTCTAAACATTGCAAACAAACGGTAG
- a CDS encoding aminotransferase class V-fold PLP-dependent enzyme: MGRLERYFKPFRNQTIGYHHTFVSPNGKKRMIYADWTASGRLYLPIEERISQVFGPLVGNTHSEASLTGAAMTNAYHEALQIIKHHVHANDHDVILNAGNGTTAVINKMQRILGLRVHEKFLGQVRLQEKPIVFLTHMEHHSNHISWEETIADVEIIQPTPNGLVDLKHFQYLLEKYKNRTVKIGSFTACSNVTGIQTPYHTMAKMLHEHGGICFVDFAASAPYVKIDMHPASPLEKLDGIFFSPHKFLGGPGTSGVMVFDSSLYKNTIPDQPGGGTVEFTDPWGGKLYASAIEMREDGGTPGFLQVIRTALCIRLKEAMGIENIEKREKELLHLLIKGMREIPGITVLGGHLEDRHGIVSFQAKDIHYNLFAKLLNDRFGIQVRGGCACAGPYGHYLLRLSRLQSKQIKAAIAAGDLSTKPGWVRISLHPIMTDKDVQTIVEGIAETVKNGNKWKEEYRYSAKTNEFTYVRQQTNQPMIEKMFRL; the protein is encoded by the coding sequence ATGGGACGATTGGAGCGTTACTTTAAACCCTTTCGCAATCAAACGATCGGATATCACCATACATTCGTATCGCCAAACGGAAAGAAACGCATGATTTACGCGGATTGGACGGCGAGCGGGCGATTATATTTGCCAATCGAAGAACGAATCAGTCAAGTTTTCGGCCCTCTGGTGGGAAATACACATTCGGAGGCAAGCCTCACCGGGGCGGCCATGACAAACGCCTACCATGAAGCGCTGCAAATCATCAAACATCATGTTCATGCAAATGATCATGATGTGATTTTGAATGCGGGGAATGGCACCACTGCCGTAATCAATAAAATGCAAAGAATATTAGGTTTGCGAGTCCATGAGAAGTTTCTGGGACAAGTACGATTGCAAGAAAAGCCCATTGTATTCCTTACACACATGGAACATCATTCCAACCATATTTCTTGGGAGGAAACAATTGCCGATGTGGAAATTATCCAGCCGACACCCAACGGTCTGGTCGATCTGAAGCATTTTCAATACTTGTTGGAAAAATACAAAAACCGAACCGTTAAGATCGGGTCTTTTACCGCCTGCTCCAATGTAACCGGAATACAGACACCCTATCATACAATGGCGAAAATGCTGCATGAGCATGGAGGCATTTGTTTTGTTGATTTTGCTGCAAGCGCTCCATATGTAAAAATCGATATGCACCCAGCGTCTCCATTGGAAAAATTGGATGGCATTTTCTTTTCTCCTCATAAATTTTTAGGTGGTCCGGGGACATCCGGCGTCATGGTATTTGATTCTTCATTGTATAAAAATACAATCCCGGATCAACCGGGCGGCGGAACGGTTGAATTCACAGATCCGTGGGGAGGAAAGTTGTATGCCTCCGCTATCGAAATGCGGGAAGACGGAGGGACTCCTGGTTTCCTGCAAGTCATTCGCACAGCTCTTTGTATTCGCTTGAAAGAAGCGATGGGCATCGAAAACATAGAGAAGCGGGAAAAAGAATTATTGCATCTTTTAATAAAAGGCATGCGGGAGATACCAGGGATCACGGTCCTTGGCGGCCATCTGGAAGACAGGCATGGCATCGTGTCGTTTCAAGCAAAAGATATCCACTACAATTTGTTTGCGAAGCTTTTAAATGATCGATTTGGCATTCAAGTTCGCGGCGGTTGTGCTTGTGCGGGACCCTATGGCCATTATCTGCTGCGCTTATCACGGCTACAATCCAAACAAATAAAAGCTGCGATTGCAGCCGGGGACTTATCGACAAAACCGGGATGGGTGCGAATATCCTTGCATCCAATTATGACAGATAAAGATGTGCAGACGATTGTTGAAGGAATTGCAGAAACGGTCAAAAACGGAAACAAGTGGAAGGAAGAGTATAGGTATTCTGCCAAGACGAATGAATTTACGTATGTCCGACAACAGACGAATCAGCCTATGATTGAGAAAATGTTTCGGCTTTAA
- a CDS encoding non-ribosomal peptide synthetase module yields the protein MARRVATDYKHIRLELSPQALQTFMNLFEGHHAVTQVFVYENGDTELILHDHEKQIPLVFHPNGSHYLFEGSFCIEDLQLANTVRKAIHSFKGEAIVQRIYPTNAIEYHYDGGEVIKIQELKGNTARVIYEYKNPVRQFQQLYSESWIECQAEWIQLQIDLLLDQRSKRVRVEEIDEKLKVLAHELFLLEG from the coding sequence ATGGCTCGACGAGTAGCCACAGATTACAAACACATTCGGTTGGAACTAAGTCCTCAAGCATTGCAAACGTTTATGAATTTATTTGAAGGCCATCATGCTGTAACACAAGTTTTCGTATATGAAAACGGCGATACAGAATTGATCCTGCATGATCACGAAAAACAAATTCCTCTCGTATTCCATCCAAACGGTTCGCATTATTTGTTCGAAGGATCCTTTTGTATTGAAGATTTACAACTGGCGAATACGGTGCGCAAAGCGATTCATTCCTTCAAAGGTGAGGCGATTGTTCAGCGTATTTATCCGACAAATGCGATCGAGTATCATTATGATGGCGGCGAAGTAATCAAAATTCAGGAGTTAAAAGGGAATACGGCGCGGGTGATTTACGAGTACAAAAATCCTGTGCGGCAATTTCAACAATTGTATTCCGAGTCTTGGATTGAGTGTCAAGCGGAATGGATTCAATTGCAAATCGATTTGCTTTTGGATCAGCGGTCAAAACGGGTGCGAGTGGAAGAAATCGACGAGAAACTTAAAGTATTGGCACATGAATTATTCCTATTAGAGGGCTGA
- the speD gene encoding adenosylmethionine decarboxylase translates to MEYSTFGRHVAIDTWGVDFELLNDAQWLQHQMIEAAEACGATVMSVQAKQFEPQGATVLVLLSESHLSIHTYPERGFAALDCYTCGETVDPDVAIQYMVQSLKPRKIYAHKLIRGTGEFEVVKPNLTHEEQVIEQPELIAK, encoded by the coding sequence ATGGAATACTCGACATTCGGAAGACATGTTGCAATTGATACTTGGGGCGTAGATTTTGAATTGTTAAATGATGCACAATGGCTGCAGCACCAGATGATTGAAGCTGCCGAAGCTTGCGGAGCGACTGTCATGTCTGTACAGGCCAAGCAATTTGAACCACAAGGAGCAACTGTACTCGTATTATTATCGGAAAGTCATCTCTCCATTCACACATATCCTGAGCGAGGTTTTGCCGCTTTGGATTGTTATACATGCGGAGAAACGGTTGATCCTGATGTTGCGATTCAGTATATGGTTCAATCTTTAAAACCGAGGAAAATTTATGCGCACAAACTGATTCGAGGAACTGGTGAATTCGAAGTTGTCAAACCAAATTTGACTCACGAAGAACAAGTGATTGAACAACCGGAATTAATTGCAAAGTAA
- a CDS encoding MFS transporter has translation MKTTELWKRNLVILWFGNFFVLAGMNLIIPFLPLYIQELGVKDIHHVELWAGVIFAGAPLLSATFSPLWGKLSDRYGRKIMLIRSGIGMGIVMILMGFAKSPLQLLLLRLMMGTISGFIPTSTALQATETPKEHAGRALGILQTGNVTGSLIGPLLGGVLAEWIGIRNVFYLTGTALLLAAIIVILGVHESKTYERFSFRRRVHRNLDRKRDSKESKSDANPPVTDKQRGIRSIVKEYPILLALFLSSFLIMAGMQSIEPIITVYIQSLHVQSHIAVVGGLVFAASGIGTILAAPILGRLGDRYGNQRILMAALLIMAVLYIPQAFVRTPWELMALRLLMGLCIGGLLPSINAMIRKVTPNASQGVVYGFNAAAVGFGSVGGPLFGGFIASHIGISYIFFFTSAFFLFNFLWIVYHVKTNAKSQAI, from the coding sequence ATGAAAACGACTGAACTGTGGAAACGAAATTTGGTCATATTGTGGTTTGGCAATTTTTTTGTGCTTGCGGGAATGAATTTAATTATTCCGTTTTTACCTTTGTATATTCAGGAATTAGGTGTGAAAGACATTCACCATGTAGAATTGTGGGCCGGTGTGATATTCGCGGGCGCACCGCTTTTATCAGCCACATTTTCACCTTTGTGGGGGAAATTGTCGGACCGCTACGGCCGTAAGATCATGCTGATCCGATCCGGTATAGGCATGGGAATTGTCATGATTTTGATGGGATTTGCAAAATCTCCTTTGCAATTGTTGCTGCTTCGTCTGATGATGGGAACGATTTCCGGATTTATACCTACTTCGACCGCTCTGCAAGCGACGGAAACGCCAAAAGAACACGCAGGGAGAGCGCTGGGGATTCTGCAGACGGGAAATGTTACAGGTTCTTTGATCGGGCCGCTTTTGGGTGGTGTTTTGGCGGAATGGATCGGGATTCGCAACGTCTTTTATTTGACGGGAACCGCTTTGCTGCTTGCGGCAATTATCGTCATACTGGGTGTGCATGAAAGCAAGACGTATGAAAGGTTTTCTTTCAGAAGACGTGTCCACCGGAATTTGGATCGCAAACGGGATTCCAAAGAAAGCAAATCTGACGCCAATCCGCCTGTTACGGACAAGCAAAGAGGGATTCGTTCGATCGTCAAAGAGTACCCTATCTTATTGGCGCTTTTTTTATCTTCCTTTTTGATTATGGCAGGCATGCAGAGTATTGAACCGATTATTACCGTGTATATCCAATCCTTGCATGTACAAAGCCACATTGCAGTCGTTGGCGGACTGGTTTTTGCAGCAAGCGGTATTGGAACGATTCTGGCCGCACCGATCCTTGGCAGACTTGGTGATCGTTATGGCAATCAGCGGATTTTAATGGCTGCTCTGCTGATAATGGCTGTGTTGTATATTCCTCAGGCATTTGTGCGAACGCCTTGGGAACTGATGGCATTGCGGTTGCTGATGGGATTGTGTATTGGGGGGTTGTTGCCGTCCATTAACGCCATGATTCGTAAAGTGACACCGAACGCCTCGCAAGGCGTGGTCTATGGATTTAATGCTGCAGCAGTTGGCTTTGGCAGCGTGGGAGGACCGTTATTTGGCGGATTTATCGCTTCACATATAGGGATTTCCTATATCTTCTTCTTTACGTCAGCATTCTTTTTATTTAATTTCCTTTGGATTGTCTATCATGTCAAAACAAATGCGAAAAGTCAGGCAATATGA
- a CDS encoding LLM class flavin-dependent oxidoreductase: MVTLSVLDQSPVAAGKTPNEAFADTARLAMEVETLGYKRFWVSEHHNTLSLAGSSPEILISHLAARTKHLRIGSGGVMLPHYSSYKVAENFRVLEALYPERIDLGLGRAPGGHPIATWALQDGKNISFEHYPVQIDELIGYLYDTLPVGHRFKNLKATPIPSTVPDMWLLGSSGESAGLAAERGAGFAFAQFINGDGGADVVRDYQTRFQATVVGNKPRSIAAIFAICADTDGEAERLAASLDLILLLHEQGKRPDAVPSVQEALEFPYTAFDRKRILENRKRMIVGSPTSVKQQILSMAKEYNTDEWMIVTTTHDFAAKLHSYRLLAEAFQLPIS, translated from the coding sequence ATGGTAACGTTAAGTGTATTGGATCAATCGCCGGTGGCTGCCGGGAAAACACCAAACGAAGCATTCGCTGACACTGCCCGGCTTGCGATGGAAGTTGAAACATTGGGTTACAAACGTTTTTGGGTGTCGGAACATCATAATACGTTAAGCCTGGCAGGATCAAGTCCGGAAATTTTGATCAGTCATCTTGCCGCTCGAACGAAACATTTGCGAATAGGTTCCGGCGGCGTCATGCTGCCACATTATAGTTCGTACAAAGTGGCTGAAAACTTTCGCGTACTGGAAGCATTATATCCAGAGCGGATTGATTTGGGCTTGGGCAGGGCGCCAGGCGGCCATCCGATTGCTACGTGGGCATTACAGGACGGAAAGAATATTTCTTTTGAACACTATCCGGTTCAAATCGATGAACTGATCGGGTATCTCTATGATACGCTGCCTGTTGGTCATCGCTTTAAAAATCTTAAGGCAACTCCGATTCCCAGCACAGTTCCAGACATGTGGCTGCTGGGATCAAGCGGAGAAAGTGCCGGATTGGCCGCTGAACGGGGCGCAGGTTTTGCATTTGCCCAATTCATTAATGGGGACGGTGGAGCGGATGTTGTCAGAGACTATCAAACCCGCTTTCAAGCGACTGTTGTAGGCAATAAACCACGGTCGATCGCAGCGATTTTTGCCATTTGCGCAGACACGGATGGGGAAGCGGAACGATTGGCTGCCAGTTTGGATCTTATACTTCTTCTGCATGAACAAGGGAAGCGGCCTGACGCAGTTCCATCCGTTCAGGAAGCATTGGAATTCCCCTATACTGCGTTTGACCGGAAACGAATCTTGGAAAATCGAAAACGCATGATTGTGGGATCTCCAACGTCTGTCAAACAGCAAATTCTCTCCATGGCCAAAGAGTATAATACGGATGAATGGATGATTGTCACCACAACACATGACTTTGCTGCAAAACTTCATTCCTATCGTTTGCTGGCGGAAGCTTTTCAATTGCCAATATCGTAA